From the genome of Candidatus Bathyarchaeota archaeon, one region includes:
- a CDS encoding NERD domain-containing protein, translated as MVKLLPPYIDKSCKSAGEKILFDIFKNSQFTADWIILHSLNLSQHTVRLYGEIDFLIMIPQGGIFIMEVKGGDVKCIDGVWHYTNRYNAANTSNVGPFNQARDAMFSLRSAIGKEFGKGHRFTKILYGFLCAFPHISFNKHSIEYEQWQILDKDSINKGLENFFQNLTIQITNKHKNQKWFSEEESLPDANDLNLLCDFLRGDFERVRTVKERLAEFDKEVKKYTEEQYRILDSIQLNERSVIQGSAGTGKTMIAIESAIRAAAEGKTVFLTCFNRLIGEWMQKQIEEWNDRITVSSLHSFLFEQSKGFDYDKTQSSRQDFYRKYLPLLLKDIYQKGISKKFDKLIVDEGQDLIREDYLSLFDSMVSGGLSNGSWEIYGDFERQAIYAQVSKTEMVNLLKEYGQHTNFLLKINCRNTKQVGEETSLMSGFEMPPFLLEHLEGIPVEYFFYTDEAHQKSLLAEQLQKLKKNRLPNSESVIISPRKFESSCVDSVPGFTIREIKNNREISPEQPFYGFATVQSYKGMESNYVLITDIEDLSSEIARSLLYIAMSRARYGLILFISEAMRNEYREILKRKLS; from the coding sequence ATGGTAAAGCTCTTACCACCATATATTGACAAGAGCTGTAAAAGCGCAGGTGAGAAAATCCTGTTTGACATTTTCAAAAACAGTCAGTTCACCGCTGACTGGATTATCCTTCATTCACTTAACTTGTCTCAGCACACTGTCCGTTTGTATGGTGAAATAGATTTTTTGATTATGATTCCACAAGGTGGAATTTTTATAATGGAAGTAAAAGGTGGAGATGTAAAATGTATTGATGGTGTCTGGCATTACACCAACAGATATAATGCTGCAAATACCAGCAATGTAGGACCATTCAACCAGGCAAGAGATGCCATGTTCTCTCTACGTTCTGCAATTGGAAAGGAATTTGGGAAAGGGCACAGGTTTACAAAGATTTTATACGGTTTTCTGTGTGCTTTCCCTCATATTAGTTTTAACAAACATAGTATAGAATATGAGCAATGGCAGATTCTTGACAAAGATTCAATCAATAAGGGATTAGAAAACTTCTTTCAAAATCTTACAATACAGATTACTAACAAACACAAAAATCAAAAATGGTTTTCTGAAGAAGAATCATTACCAGATGCAAACGATTTGAATCTGCTATGTGATTTTCTGAGAGGAGATTTTGAAAGAGTGCGTACTGTAAAAGAAAGATTGGCTGAGTTTGATAAAGAAGTAAAAAAATATACTGAAGAACAATACCGGATACTCGATTCAATTCAGCTGAATGAACGAAGTGTTATACAGGGAAGTGCTGGCACCGGAAAAACGATGATTGCGATTGAATCGGCAATAAGAGCTGCCGCAGAAGGCAAAACTGTTTTTCTCACCTGTTTTAACCGTTTAATTGGAGAATGGATGCAAAAACAGATTGAAGAATGGAATGACAGAATTACGGTTTCAAGTTTGCATAGCTTCCTGTTTGAGCAATCAAAAGGTTTTGATTATGATAAAACACAAAGCAGCAGACAAGATTTTTACAGGAAGTATTTACCTCTGTTGTTAAAAGATATTTATCAAAAAGGGATTAGTAAAAAATTTGACAAGCTGATAGTTGATGAAGGTCAGGATTTAATCAGAGAGGACTATCTGAGCTTGTTTGATTCAATGGTATCTGGAGGCTTGTCAAATGGCTCCTGGGAAATTTACGGTGACTTTGAAAGGCAGGCAATATATGCACAGGTTTCAAAGACAGAGATGGTTAATCTGCTGAAAGAATATGGCCAGCACACAAACTTTCTTCTGAAAATTAATTGCCGTAATACAAAGCAGGTTGGTGAAGAAACATCACTGATGTCAGGATTTGAAATGCCACCATTTTTACTGGAACACCTTGAGGGAATCCCTGTTGAGTACTTTTTTTATACTGATGAAGCACATCAGAAAAGTTTACTTGCAGAACAACTTCAAAAGCTTAAAAAAAACAGACTCCCCAATAGTGAATCAGTGATTATCTCCCCAAGAAAATTTGAAAGCTCTTGTGTTGATTCTGTCCCGGGGTTTACAATCAGAGAAATAAAAAACAACAGAGAAATTTCTCCGGAACAGCCATTTTATGGATTTGCAACAGTTCAATCATACAAAGGCATGGAGAGCAATTATGTTCTGATAACTGACATTGAAGATTTATCAAGCGAAATTGCCAGGTCATTGTTGTATATAGCCATGAGTAGGGCAAGATATGGTTTGATACTTTTCATTTCCGAGGCAATGAGAAATGAATACAGGGAAATTCTAAAACGAAAGCTCAGTTGA
- a CDS encoding DrmE family protein: MDDDLIQKLKYSFIGQNEAFSLPLSLIDSLKLISRFFACNTKNKLCLVFPSKENVAQWLTLPYVLFQIESDYKQFKNEIAEALETYKKGDWIILNNDAVVEWIGKKHEGFVFRHKEYNEVDTITVDIKNISKIQPAPPNRKALSSYKRVIEALNNTNRKPIDEILGIKSYDNKLFQKNSICLVSKIISFENSISNISLNGSYIEEYFKYSKIDESGEVDFTNTLLISSNLSNLSLYLTHSKTISKIIIDGFNSIYERGTDFSDIDAKNIHTILITDLSEIEKFESIGKFGFEFFNFTKEKLHLEQITKLSPFYSFEKKIDKYLAFNVVKEICIDEDLEAITQKIHSIEKDDSNSDLSILKVSLIQITNHISRISHILSEVEISVLKDKINKIESSFYDCRIWLGDSQNLIEESISLLKSVAERFAVSPSEKCIRLKTLLNSKHYEYIICSTEEEAKTLASSFTDNSCKPKIISVADVNDKLLSGRPQIALLTGWPKYTNVNRIISSFLFSELTVLFYQFENKYYNSLQRRNRRYCENIKTTININGIRSEPGSKTRNGFDDLYNGDEVVKAGYEISFDVSDFELKLDSALYSKYSAKGSLLDSIKAKRIVFEGAFFIYSTESHRFLVINELLEKQGKKADISRRKVESLKPGDIIAFISTDRDILVELVEKSTNRQNLAAVKKWTDLWKNLLKEYVAREENDFKKLVDELRNNDCKKHEVTIRTWLQDENRIGPNDDSDLISIAIVTNSQELLDNISKVRDSIRKMVGWRMKASDYISNQIKSQIHNIIDESLINSKVEIEGLGSVTILKVGSISNNWEEIDIRFVNRLIEKETI, from the coding sequence ATGGATGATGATTTAATCCAAAAACTGAAATATTCTTTTATTGGACAAAATGAAGCCTTCTCACTTCCATTGTCGTTGATAGATTCACTTAAACTAATTTCTAGATTTTTTGCATGTAATACAAAAAACAAACTATGTTTGGTTTTTCCTTCAAAGGAAAATGTTGCACAATGGCTTACACTTCCTTATGTTTTATTTCAGATTGAATCAGATTATAAACAATTCAAAAATGAGATAGCAGAGGCATTAGAAACTTATAAGAAAGGTGATTGGATTATTTTAAATAACGATGCCGTTGTTGAATGGATTGGGAAAAAACATGAAGGCTTTGTTTTCAGACATAAAGAATACAATGAAGTAGATACCATAACAGTTGATATTAAAAACATATCAAAAATTCAACCTGCGCCGCCAAATCGAAAAGCATTGTCTAGTTATAAAAGAGTAATTGAAGCTCTCAACAATACAAATAGAAAGCCAATAGATGAAATACTAGGAATAAAATCTTATGATAATAAACTTTTTCAGAAGAATTCTATTTGTTTAGTGAGTAAGATCATTTCATTTGAAAACTCAATATCTAATATTTCATTAAATGGTTCTTATATTGAAGAGTATTTTAAATACAGTAAAATAGATGAAAGCGGAGAAGTAGATTTTACAAACACTCTTCTAATTTCCTCTAATCTTTCAAATCTTTCTTTGTACCTGACACATTCAAAAACAATCTCTAAAATTATTATTGATGGTTTTAATTCCATTTATGAAAGAGGAACTGATTTTTCGGATATCGATGCTAAAAATATTCATACAATACTTATTACAGACTTATCTGAGATAGAGAAGTTTGAAAGTATTGGCAAATTTGGTTTTGAGTTTTTCAATTTCACTAAAGAGAAATTACACCTGGAACAAATAACGAAACTATCACCTTTTTATTCGTTTGAAAAAAAAATTGATAAATACCTTGCGTTCAATGTGGTGAAAGAAATATGTATTGATGAAGATTTGGAAGCAATCACTCAGAAAATTCATTCTATTGAAAAAGATGATTCGAACAGTGACCTGAGTATTCTCAAAGTTTCACTTATTCAAATAACCAATCATATTTCAAGAATTTCACACATATTATCAGAAGTAGAAATTTCAGTTTTAAAGGATAAAATCAACAAGATTGAAAGCTCGTTCTACGATTGTAGAATCTGGTTGGGCGATTCGCAGAATTTAATTGAAGAAAGCATCTCACTTCTCAAATCTGTGGCTGAAAGATTTGCAGTAAGTCCATCTGAAAAGTGCATCAGGTTAAAAACGCTTTTAAACTCAAAACATTACGAATACATTATATGTTCAACTGAAGAAGAAGCAAAGACATTGGCTTCTTCTTTTACTGATAACTCCTGCAAACCTAAGATAATATCTGTAGCCGATGTGAACGACAAACTACTTTCCGGCAGACCGCAGATAGCACTTCTCACCGGGTGGCCTAAGTATACAAATGTTAATAGAATAATTTCATCTTTTCTTTTTTCGGAATTGACTGTACTGTTTTATCAATTCGAGAATAAATATTATAATTCACTTCAAAGGAGGAACCGCAGGTACTGTGAAAACATTAAAACAACAATTAATATTAATGGTATCCGTTCAGAACCCGGTTCTAAAACGAGAAATGGGTTTGACGATCTTTATAATGGCGATGAAGTGGTTAAGGCAGGTTATGAAATTTCGTTTGATGTTTCGGATTTTGAACTGAAACTTGATAGCGCACTGTATTCAAAATATTCTGCAAAAGGAAGTCTTCTTGATAGCATTAAAGCAAAAAGGATAGTTTTTGAAGGCGCTTTTTTTATCTATTCAACCGAATCACATAGATTCCTGGTCATTAATGAATTACTTGAAAAACAGGGGAAGAAGGCAGATATATCCAGAAGAAAAGTTGAATCACTTAAACCAGGTGATATTATTGCATTTATAAGTACAGACAGAGATATTCTGGTTGAATTAGTTGAGAAGAGTACAAACAGACAGAATTTAGCAGCAGTTAAGAAATGGACTGACTTATGGAAAAATTTGTTAAAAGAATATGTTGCCAGAGAAGAAAATGATTTCAAGAAACTTGTTGATGAGTTAAGAAATAATGATTGTAAGAAGCATGAGGTGACAATTAGAACATGGTTACAGGATGAAAACAGAATAGGTCCAAATGATGACTCTGATTTAATCAGCATTGCTATAGTAACAAATTCGCAGGAATTGCTTGATAATATTTCTAAAGTCAGAGATTCAATCAGAAAGATGGTAGGTTGGAGAATGAAAGCTTCTGATTATATTTCAAACCAGATTAAATCACAAATCCATAACATAATCGATGAATCTCTTATCAACTCAAAAGTTGAAATTGAAGGTTTAGGGAGCGTAACGATTCTGAAGGTTGGTAGTATTTCCAATAACTGGGAAGAAATTGATATTCGGTTTGTTAACAGACTAATTGAAAAAGAAACCATATAA
- a CDS encoding DNA cytosine methyltransferase: MNSSVRYIDLFAGAGGLSEGFIGAGYEPVAHVESDAAACYTLKTRLAFHYLRSQNQPEIYSSYLNGSITREQLYSYLPEDLLASVINKKIGEENDSVFGEIDRLLGNEKIDIIIGGPPCQAYSLVGRARSEDGMRSDPRNHFYVQYAKYLEKYKPKLFVFENVLGLKSAKKGAYLENMERLFLKKGYLMKLYTLTAGNFGVLQNRKRIIILGWQKEKNYILPDLESINIGAGFSVCNIFSDLPEISAGQDYDKGIEYKTGTNEYLSAMMIRNGKDILTQHITRPHTEQDKQIYRFAVNKWNEGRERLDYNDLPDDLKSHKNRHSFVDRFKVVARELSRSQTVVAHISKDGHYYIHPDINQNRSISVREAARLQSFPDSYYFEGVKEGHNRTAAFRQIGNAVPPLMAGKIATSLKYLLSKS; this comes from the coding sequence ATGAACTCGTCAGTAAGATACATTGATCTGTTTGCCGGTGCTGGTGGACTGTCAGAAGGATTTATAGGTGCAGGATACGAACCTGTTGCTCACGTTGAGTCTGATGCTGCCGCCTGTTATACCCTTAAAACAAGACTTGCATTCCATTACCTGAGAAGCCAGAATCAACCTGAAATTTATAGCAGTTATCTTAATGGCAGTATTACGCGTGAACAACTATACTCTTATCTGCCGGAAGATTTACTGGCATCAGTAATCAATAAAAAGATAGGCGAGGAAAACGACTCGGTTTTCGGGGAGATTGACAGATTACTTGGTAACGAGAAAATTGATATTATAATAGGAGGTCCCCCCTGCCAGGCCTATTCCCTGGTTGGCAGGGCCAGATCAGAAGACGGCATGAGGAGCGATCCCCGCAATCATTTTTATGTTCAGTATGCAAAGTACCTTGAAAAATACAAACCCAAACTTTTTGTTTTTGAAAATGTACTTGGACTGAAATCTGCAAAAAAAGGCGCCTATCTGGAGAATATGGAAAGGCTCTTTCTGAAAAAGGGCTACCTGATGAAATTATATACTCTCACTGCAGGGAACTTTGGTGTTTTACAGAATAGAAAACGGATTATCATACTGGGCTGGCAGAAAGAGAAAAATTATATTCTGCCTGATCTTGAAAGCATTAATATTGGGGCAGGCTTTTCTGTATGCAATATTTTCAGTGATCTGCCTGAAATAAGTGCCGGACAGGATTATGATAAAGGCATAGAATACAAAACCGGGACCAATGAATATCTCTCTGCCATGATGATCAGAAACGGGAAAGATATTCTTACCCAGCATATTACCCGGCCGCATACGGAACAGGATAAACAGATATATCGTTTTGCCGTAAACAAATGGAATGAAGGCAGGGAAAGGCTTGATTACAATGATCTGCCTGATGACCTGAAAAGCCACAAAAACCGGCATTCTTTTGTTGACCGTTTCAAGGTGGTTGCCCGGGAACTGAGCAGGTCACAGACAGTTGTTGCTCATATTTCAAAGGATGGTCATTATTATATCCATCCAGACATCAACCAGAATCGCTCAATAAGCGTGCGTGAGGCAGCCCGCCTGCAGTCCTTCCCTGACAGCTATTATTTTGAAGGAGTCAAAGAGGGTCATAACCGGACAGCTGCGTTCAGGCAAATCGGGAATGCTGTTCCACCACTAATGGCTGGAAAAATTGCCACATCCTTGAAATATCTTTTGTCAAAAAGCTAA
- the vsr gene encoding DNA mismatch endonuclease Vsr: MVDVHDKKTRSYNMSQIRGKNTKPEILVRKFLFSQGFRFRLHDKKLAGKPDIVLPKYRTVIFVNGCFWHGHEGCRYFVIPKTRTEWWVDKIEYNKVSDAHNFQVLQQLGWNVLIIFECELRKYNRDKTLNELVSKIH, from the coding sequence ATGGTTGATGTCCACGATAAAAAGACCCGTAGCTACAATATGAGCCAGATCAGGGGTAAGAACACTAAACCCGAAATACTGGTACGTAAGTTTCTGTTTTCACAGGGTTTCAGGTTCAGGCTTCATGATAAAAAATTGGCGGGGAAACCGGATATAGTGTTGCCAAAGTACAGAACTGTCATTTTTGTTAACGGTTGTTTCTGGCATGGTCACGAAGGCTGCAGGTATTTTGTTATACCTAAAACAAGGACTGAATGGTGGGTTGATAAAATTGAGTATAATAAGGTGTCTGATGCTCATAACTTTCAGGTCTTGCAGCAATTAGGCTGGAATGTTTTAATTATTTTTGAGTGTGAATTAAGGAAGTATAACAGAGATAAAACATTAAATGAACTCGTCAGTAAGATACATTGA
- a CDS encoding ATP-binding protein yields the protein MQAYLCGLNDILATLQLKELTPTAGKEFKRLTEAQLIVIDDVMTLPLGREDGNRFFVFLNQIYETTSFIITTNKSPAEWARSVDDETLATALLDRLLCKCQLIQLQGKSYRMQNRQTIF from the coding sequence ATTCAGGCATACCTCTGTGGATTGAATGATATCCTGGCCACCCTGCAGCTGAAAGAACTCACCCCTACCGCAGGTAAGGAGTTTAAAAGGCTTACAGAAGCTCAGCTTATTGTTATTGATGATGTTATGACTCTGCCTCTTGGAAGGGAAGATGGCAACCGGTTCTTTGTCTTCTTAAATCAGATCTACGAGACCACCTCTTTCATAATCACAACCAACAAATCACCGGCAGAGTGGGCCAGATCAGTCGACGATGAGACCCTGGCTACTGCTCTGCTTGACCGTTTGCTCTGTAAGTGCCAGTTAATCCAACTCCAGGGCAAGAGTTACAGAATGCAAAACAGACAGACAATTTTTTAA
- a CDS encoding S8 family peptidase, which yields MAESYKHIFITGNVNREKYKTPSSRGGQSRIPVRDRVSQSQKLLKQFDAIWQAKALMQKQREAEQIATREGTYISFTSAADHDLITKSLEDLGKGIRLLNIKEIPVGENHTQIRATVYVPIGKEGLFISKINSYRTKNITTITFLNEVDHDAVAGVINQLGNNIRLKKIKDVIINNVNRTKASINLPVEQEDFFRSEIQRLFPNTEIKITPSNADLVNSIEDVSVALLEGLWTDNLQMIPTENTKWCEVWLNVNTKENLEQKQIAQFLTTLETIGIEVKHNSIIFPERAVLLINANRQSLIELMLQSDLLAEFRAGQEPAGFWVNESSKEQQNWVENLLQRIELVDSNVKVCLLDSGVNNGHQLLQPLIDDANTLTVDNAWGTNDHSPLRGGHGTLMAGIAGYGKLEEALISGNIISLTHRLCSVKILPRPNQEETPKELWGDVTAQGIARAEIQNPNMVLVYCMSVTSTEDSDKGRPSSWSGAMDNLAFGEGENQRLIIISAGNISNEESWRNYPDSNFTSSVQNPAQSWNAIVAGAYTEKTKVYDDNYREYTPVSDEGELSPYSSTSLVWEKKWPIKPDVVFEGGNLLKAPDDIVTPHEDLELLSTSKSFNIKPFDTINATSAAAAQASWFAAKIAFEYPDAWAETIRGLMVHSAHWNHAMFNQMNVQPGNRTSFRNLLKVFGFGIPQIDRALYSQESALTFIAQENIQPFNYKAGSSSQAETNEIHFFNLPWPGDLLLGMDQIPVKLRITLSYFIEPGAGEIGWKDKYRYQSHGLRFDINNSDETEELFRKRINIAAREENEEISTYSGSSRWVIGKDNRSNGSIHSDFIELTAAELATCNHIAVYPVIGWWRERKHLGKVENRTRYSLIISLDTPAQDVPLYTAVKNLIEIPIEIRTT from the coding sequence ATGGCAGAATCATATAAACACATTTTTATTACAGGAAATGTAAACCGTGAAAAATACAAAACTCCATCATCAAGGGGTGGCCAGTCACGTATTCCTGTTCGTGACCGGGTATCACAAAGCCAAAAACTGTTAAAGCAGTTTGATGCTATTTGGCAGGCTAAAGCACTGATGCAAAAACAACGTGAGGCAGAACAAATTGCCACAAGAGAAGGAACTTATATTTCTTTCACCAGTGCAGCCGACCATGATTTAATTACTAAAAGTCTGGAAGATCTTGGAAAAGGTATTCGCTTACTGAATATTAAAGAAATTCCTGTTGGAGAAAATCACACACAGATAAGGGCAACAGTATATGTCCCTATCGGGAAAGAGGGATTGTTTATAAGTAAAATAAATTCATATCGTACAAAAAATATTACGACAATTACTTTTTTGAATGAGGTAGACCACGATGCTGTTGCTGGAGTAATTAATCAACTTGGGAATAATATTCGACTAAAAAAAATAAAAGATGTTATAATTAATAATGTGAATAGAACAAAGGCTTCTATTAATTTGCCTGTTGAACAAGAAGATTTTTTCAGAAGTGAGATTCAAAGACTATTTCCAAATACAGAAATAAAAATAACTCCTTCAAATGCTGATTTAGTCAATAGCATTGAAGATGTAAGTGTTGCTCTGTTAGAAGGTTTGTGGACAGATAACTTGCAAATGATTCCTACAGAAAACACAAAATGGTGTGAGGTCTGGTTGAACGTAAATACAAAAGAAAACCTGGAACAAAAACAAATTGCACAATTTCTTACAACACTTGAAACGATTGGCATTGAGGTTAAGCATAACAGTATTATTTTTCCTGAAAGAGCTGTTTTACTTATAAATGCAAACCGGCAAAGCCTTATTGAACTAATGCTGCAAAGCGATTTGCTTGCAGAGTTCAGGGCTGGACAAGAACCTGCAGGATTTTGGGTGAACGAAAGTTCCAAAGAACAACAAAACTGGGTCGAAAATTTACTACAACGAATTGAATTAGTTGATTCAAACGTTAAAGTATGCTTGTTGGATAGTGGGGTAAATAATGGCCATCAACTGTTACAGCCTTTAATTGACGATGCAAACACTTTAACAGTCGATAATGCCTGGGGAACAAATGACCATTCACCTTTGAGAGGAGGACATGGCACTTTAATGGCAGGAATAGCGGGGTATGGGAAACTTGAAGAAGCTTTAATATCTGGAAATATTATTTCACTTACACACAGACTGTGTTCCGTGAAAATTTTACCACGTCCTAATCAGGAAGAAACACCAAAGGAACTTTGGGGTGATGTTACTGCACAAGGAATTGCAAGGGCTGAAATTCAGAATCCCAATATGGTTTTGGTATATTGTATGTCAGTAACATCCACAGAAGATTCTGACAAAGGACGACCTTCTTCATGGTCAGGGGCAATGGATAATTTAGCATTTGGTGAAGGTGAAAATCAGCGACTGATAATAATTTCTGCAGGTAATATTAGTAATGAAGAATCATGGCGAAATTATCCTGATTCAAACTTTACTTCTTCTGTTCAAAACCCGGCTCAATCGTGGAATGCAATAGTCGCCGGAGCATACACTGAAAAAACTAAGGTATATGATGATAACTATCGGGAATATACACCCGTTAGTGACGAAGGTGAACTATCTCCATACAGTTCAACATCTTTAGTCTGGGAGAAAAAGTGGCCAATAAAACCCGATGTCGTATTTGAAGGTGGTAATTTGCTAAAAGCTCCTGATGATATTGTCACTCCACACGAAGATTTAGAATTGTTGTCTACTTCAAAATCATTCAACATTAAACCCTTTGACACAATTAATGCTACAAGTGCGGCAGCGGCTCAGGCTTCGTGGTTCGCTGCAAAAATTGCTTTTGAATATCCTGATGCATGGGCAGAGACCATTCGAGGCTTAATGGTTCATTCAGCACATTGGAATCACGCAATGTTTAATCAAATGAATGTACAGCCAGGCAACAGGACCAGTTTTAGAAACTTATTGAAGGTTTTTGGTTTTGGGATCCCGCAAATAGACCGTGCTTTATACAGTCAGGAAAGTGCATTGACTTTTATTGCTCAGGAAAACATTCAGCCTTTTAATTACAAAGCAGGAAGTAGCAGTCAAGCAGAAACAAACGAAATACACTTTTTCAATCTTCCATGGCCAGGCGACTTATTATTGGGGATGGACCAAATACCTGTAAAATTGCGAATTACACTATCTTATTTTATAGAGCCAGGTGCTGGTGAAATAGGGTGGAAAGATAAATACCGTTACCAGTCACATGGTTTACGTTTTGATATAAACAATTCGGATGAAACTGAAGAGCTCTTTAGAAAGCGAATAAATATTGCCGCAAGAGAAGAAAACGAAGAAATAAGCACCTATTCAGGAAGCAGTCGATGGGTAATCGGAAAGGATAATCGCAGTAATGGATCTATTCATTCAGATTTTATTGAATTGACAGCAGCGGAATTAGCAACCTGTAACCACATTGCAGTTTATCCTGTTATTGGCTGGTGGCGTGAAAGAAAACATTTAGGGAAGGTTGAAAACAGAACACGCTATTCGTTAATTATCTCCCTTGACACCCCGGCTCAAGATGTTCCATTATATACAGCTGTTAAAAATCTTATCGAAATCCCTATAGAAATTAGGACAACATAA
- a CDS encoding ATP-binding protein, with protein sequence MAKADYIISLIKSHYSNEPERFTTTALQIAAHEAKLGHILVANEIKTIIDKAKETKHKTKIFTPELQGLILENVPAVNLSDIIASEDIKSKIVRIVTEFVQRDKLRKHDLENRRKILLSGPPGTGKTLTASILANELNLPLCTILMDKMVTKYMGETSAKLRQVFDLIEQRQGVYLFDEFDAIGGERSRDNDVGEMRRVLNSFLQFIERDNSDSLIIAITNNKALLDQALFRRFDDVILYHLPNGDEKLALLKTRLSQFSKKLKFTELLSNINGLSHAEISLACIDAIKETVLNEKLQMSNQLILKAIKDRNAAYHK encoded by the coding sequence ATGGCAAAGGCAGACTATATCATATCATTGATTAAATCGCATTACAGCAATGAGCCTGAAAGGTTTACTACAACTGCTTTGCAAATAGCTGCGCATGAAGCCAAACTGGGGCATATACTTGTTGCCAACGAGATTAAGACCATCATTGACAAGGCAAAGGAAACAAAACATAAAACCAAAATTTTTACTCCCGAATTACAGGGATTGATACTGGAAAATGTTCCTGCCGTTAATTTATCGGATATCATTGCATCGGAAGATATAAAATCCAAGATCGTTAGGATTGTTACAGAATTTGTACAACGTGACAAGCTCCGCAAACATGATTTGGAAAACCGCAGAAAGATTTTGCTCTCAGGCCCTCCGGGAACAGGAAAAACCTTAACGGCTTCCATTTTGGCCAACGAATTGAACCTGCCTTTATGCACCATCCTAATGGATAAGATGGTTACAAAGTATATGGGTGAAACCAGTGCCAAACTTCGTCAGGTGTTCGATTTAATTGAGCAACGACAGGGCGTGTACCTGTTTGATGAGTTTGATGCCATCGGTGGGGAACGAAGCAGGGATAATGATGTTGGTGAAATGCGCAGGGTTTTAAATTCTTTCCTGCAATTTATTGAACGGGATAATTCCGACAGTCTGATTATTGCAATTACCAACAACAAAGCTTTGTTAGACCAAGCTCTTTTCCGGAGGTTTGATGATGTAATCCTTTATCACCTGCCCAATGGGGATGAAAAACTAGCTTTGTTAAAAACCAGACTATCGCAATTTTCGAAAAAACTAAAATTTACTGAGCTTCTTTCAAATATAAACGGATTAAGCCATGCCGAGATATCGCTTGCGTGTATTGATGCCATTAAAGAAACGGTCTTAAATGAAAAGCTGCAAATGAGCAATCAACTAATTTTAAAAGCTATCAAAGACCGTAATGCAGCATATCATAAATAA